A segment of the Necator americanus strain Aroian chromosome IV, whole genome shotgun sequence genome:
AATCTTggtgggaccttcgcgaaCACCACTACACCTTGGAATGGTGTCAACAAGGGTCCTCTCTCTCGATAGTAACCGCTACGCtgtaccgcaccgcttcaagcgcaacggTTTACGTAAcgattcatgtcgtcttgatccTACCATAAGCGGGTCAGCGTGAaggcttcttctttctctttttgtaaaaattcttttcagctAGCTACTATATAGTTACAAAAACTGCTGTTAACTCATTGGAAAACGAATTTGGTGCAGCTCATCaacttcttccagaaaaattaacACCTTTGCTGCTGAGGAAGATATCAAGAATCacgaaaattaattaaaatccaCAGGAAACTGAGTGAAAAGGTATCCTGTTATTTACAGACACCGGAAACACCGGAAATGCACTGCTTGTGGTTCGTGGATGTCACACATCACTGACTACGGTAGATCCTGATTCGTTTGGAAGAGGTTTTGTACAGCGTGGTTAGGAGCCGACTTGAATTTTCAGGTTGTATCGGATCGATCGAACGGTGCTGCCGGAAATTTCTATTGCGAATACGATGCAACTCATCAGATGTCAAATAGTAAAGGAGAACTTGTCTCGGTTCGTGCTCTCGTCGAATTTTGCAGgtagtttatttttgatttgttaGACGTATCTTCGTCGGGAATCCAAGGAAAAATCCTGAGAAATTGCATTAGTCTTGACGTGTAATACCTgaatataaaatgaataagcaaaaaaaaatgtccacgagttgttttcctttccaaaATTGAGGTTTGTACCGGACTTCAACGGGGAGCGTAGAATGATTTTCCTGAGGTTGACGTTTTCGTTCTTACTGTAGGTAGTAATGCATAGATAAGCATCTTCGTGTGTTTATTTACAAGAGACGAAGATAGCGTAAGGGTATGAGACTGCGTCTGCCAGTCGATGATGGTTCGACACCATTCACGGGCAACTaagcttttcattcttttttggtCGATGAATTGATTGGTGCTAGACTAATTTGGGGTGGATCAGGACGTAGATCCTTCATGATTTTACAAATCACTTCTGTCAGCACCCGaactattatttcttatacAGTACCTCCAGGATGTTCTTATACAGTACCTCCAGGATGTTCTTATACAGTACCTCCAGGATGTTCTTATACAGTACCTCCAGAATGTTCTGCTGCGGTACCTCCAGAATGTTCTGCTGCAGTACCTCCAGAATGTTCTTATACAGTACCTCCAGAATGTTCTGCTGCAGTACCTCCAGAATGTTCTGCTGCAGTACCTCCAGAATGTTCCTGTACATTACCTCCAGAATGTTCCTGTATAGTACCTCCAGAATGTTCTTATAGAGTACTTCCAGAATATGTGACAATTGAGGAAAATGCTGGATTAGGTGTAGTTTATTTCTGGTGGAAGTTAGCGTGGACTCTGGATTCGCAATTATTAGAACTAGAGAACAGCCTTCACTTCTATGAATGCATAAATGTTGGGGCTTCTTGAATAGCTTGGCTACGTTGAACATTGCAAACATTTTTGCTCCTAATTAATTAACTGAAATTTCGGAGATATGTTGCTTTCCACAGCTAAACCAAAATGCTTTCTGGAATAGCTGCgaaacaaattaataaaatattcgTTACTTTCAGCACAGCAAACTGTAATAGTCGACAATCGACCTCACCGAACGTATTCAACGATTGCAACGACCAAATGAACGATAATCGTGGGTATTCATCGGTTTCTAAGTGCATTTCTGCTTAGTGGGACCTTTTTCCAACTTCAACATGCATACAGTCCTCAACAACGAAGTGTTGAATTGCTACGATTGTTCGGGGCGTGAAGGAAAAAACTGCAACGAGAAGGACCGCAAATGCTCGTCGAAGAAGTACTGTACGAAGCAAATTGTGAAACTCGGAGGTGAATTTCTGGTAGAggcgggtcaaaacgacttgaaactcgatgcagttgcgtaagcggctgtgctcgaagcgctgcggtggagcgGAGCGGTTGTGACcgtggtgggaccttcgccagcagcattcatcgctgcaattcacgatggtcccacctaggtcccaaccgctagcgccgccgcaccgcttcaggcgcagccgcttacgcaaccgttccgtcttcatatcgttttgactcgaccatAGTTGAGTATGAACGAACAATTAGCGAGTGactcaaaaatttttccagGTGGCTTTCAACTAACCAAATCGTGCTCAAATATTAACGTTCTCGGAGTTGACAATACGTGCGCGAATTACGATGTGGTGACCAGTCCAGGTGGTGTCGCCGTTCGCAACAAATATTCACAGTGTTACTGTCGTAACAAACAGTACTGTAACTCGGCACCTATGCATGGATTCGGCTCTGTTCTTTTCGtgacgatttcttttttgtttcttatggTTTCGACACAAATCTAATCAATATGTAAATCTGATTAAATTGTATTTAAATACAGTAAATAAGCAGAACACTCAACTGGGAATTTTTAACCGGTTTCAACATTACTAAGATGCAATATACTACTAGCTCTGAGCCTAGAGAATAATCCTAGAAACTAAAGCTATTTCAGTTATTAGTTACTGTTTCAGTTATTTAACACTATTCACTTGGTATTCAGAAGCTCGTTCAAATTCAGTTGggatttaaaattcaaaattcttgaCTTATTGGACCTGATCAACCACCAAAATAGCCATTTTATCTCCTTACTGGCTTAGGATAATGGTCCTTACTGCTCTGTTCAACTTAGAAAGCTCTACCATTAGATGAATGATATAAAGAACATAATTAATGTTGAAAAAGACATAGTAGTCAAGTTGCCCGGAAAATTAGATCCATAAATTGCTCGAGTTATCCCTCACACGATGTGTTGATGTAGGCAAACTGATATCATGCTACCtactaaacaaaaaacacaaaacaaaaacctagCGAGCTAAAAGATAAACAAGAACAATCACtttgtttgaatttctatAGGGAACAACCGCACCCTGAAAGACACATAATTCCTtttcattaaatttattttttctattgtctTCTAATAGCcgaaaactgtgaaaaagtATATTCAGgttaaaacaacatgaaactcggtgcagttgcgtaagcgactacgcttgaagcggcgcggtggagacagcggttggaatcgaggtagcggttggaatccactcatcgctgccgggaattgcagcgatgagtggaaCTCAACAAGAATCCCACCCCGACCCTTCCCGCTAGCTCAACCGCACCGCATCGAGCACAGCcgtttacgtaactgcaccatgattcattttgttttgaatcgAATATACCTATACCTCCAGTAGAATCCTGCAACgaagattctggaaaaatgaaattttaagcGTTCAAGAACTTCGCTTGTTCTCTCTAATCCTaacttttccttcttattctttttttttcgtcgtcaCGTCCTACACCCATTCACATAAGCAAATAATGTGACTTGACGTGAATTTAATACTAAATAGCTTAATTTTTACATGAATTGCTGGAAAAGTTACTCATCGCTCTTTAAGAAGGTgtattcattcaaaaatatatataCAATTGATACAGAGATATCACATCACTGGGTGAAAGACTGCAGAAAGAGGGAGGTCAACGTGGAAACTTTGAATCTGACAATAGTACCAGACACAGAAGAGATTATACGAGAAGAAAGCACAATATAATTCTGTGGATAACATTTTTAACAATTAGAAGGAAGTGGATAAGAAAGAAGTGGTCGGAGAGGAACTGCTCGAAACAGCGCCGCATAAATTACAACTATACGGACATCTAACTGCTCGAATCCCCTCATAGAATGGATCCGTACAAAATCCGTTGCGAGCGTAGAACGGACATTGAGGATCCTGTAATTCAATGTTTCATAGCAACGCGAAGAACTTTTAAATCGTCTCAAATCTCTTCTTATCCTACAGAATCGCTCTCATTGGTGGAGAATCACGTTTATTTGTGCAAGGTATGACCGAATGAGTAACACTACGGAATCCGAAAAGGAAACAACGCACAATCCTGGCGCTTAGCGCTTTCCTACCTACCATGCCAGGGATTGCGTCATGTATTCTTATTACTACATTATTACTCTTAATTAAGGTTTGGGTCACGTTCACTCTTTAATTGAGATGAATGTTGGAGGAAAGATAAATGTCATAGAAGTGtcgaaaatataagaaataagtgaattttcgggaaacaaaagaaaaacaaaataaaatacggAACCCTCTGAAGTGCGCCTGCAAGAATTTCGCGCGCACCTCACCTCACATAACTGGTAGGTAATCAGCTCCTAACTCCTAATACCACACAGTCACTTTGCCTTCCATACAAGCCAACGACacagttaaaagcatcaccccacgaatctgagatggtacgaatttcaggtggagtattcgtatacggcatagtagattatggggaagagagtggttccgtccatttcttgctaattggcgtaaaaaacggcccagaagatgcggcgtgtgcacaaggctggcgcgctccaatcgaacttttcgtagaaaatagcgcgccggaacgcttaaagcaccgttttttacggaatttacgaagaaatggacggaatcacccccctccttaatctacgatcccgtatacgaatactccacctgaaacccgcagattcgcggggtgatgcctttaaatgtacCACATTTCTGTCACGTGCACGACTACCAACTACCTCTTCTCTTCAGTCGAATCCATTGAGaataattattcattttcacaACATTTTGACAAAATTTGATTCTCTTCCcaaaaaaccaattttttaaGTACTGGGTACTCATTGTTCTACATCTCCTTTCAAATGGAATTTAATATATTCAAATTTTGTCAAATTTTCATAACACTACACTTTCaaatttaatatatatata
Coding sequences within it:
- a CDS encoding hypothetical protein (NECATOR_CHRIV.G13567.T1); amino-acid sequence: MPQMLVGLVFSVIYLVHLSSQETKTCYACASESLYSRWHITGLPRVQDSLFGDCSSQSMAKMRVESCSGSCFTYMFEDPDAVQNTGNTGNALLVVRGCHTSLTTVVSDRSNGAAGNFYCEYDATHQMSNSKGELVSVRALVEFCSTANCNSRQSTSPNVFNDCNDQMNDNLLNNEVLNCYDCSGREGKNCNEKDRKCSSKKYCTKQIVKLGGGFQLTKSCSNINVLGVDNTCANYDVVTSPGGVAVRNKYSQCYCRNKQYCNSAPMHGFGSVLFVTISFLFLMVSTQI